In Methanofollis aquaemaris, the genomic window GGCCGTCGGGGGCCGGGAAGACCGTGGTCCTTGAGGCGGTCGCCGGCCTTCACATTCCACGGGAGGGACGCGTCCTCCTGCGGGGCGAGGACGTCGGCGACATCCCGCCTGAACGACGGGGAGTGGCGCTGGTCTACCAGGACTACTCGCTCTTTCCCCACATGACGGTCAGGAAGAACATCGGCTTTGGCCTGCGCCTCAAAAAGATTCCCGGAGACGAGATCGAAAGAAGGGTGGACAGACTGCTGGAGCGCTTCTCCATCACCCACCTGGCCGACCGCCACCCCCTTACGATGAGCGGGGGCGAGCAGCAGCGGGTGGCGATCGCAAGGGCACTCGCGACAGAACCAGACATCCTCCTCCTTGACGAACCCTTCGCCGCCCTCGACCCGGTCACAAAAGAGACGTTGATGGACGAGCTCGCGAGGGTGAGGAAGGAGACCGGGCTGACGGTGGTCCAGGTGACGCACGCACGCGAGGAGGCGCTGCGGCTTGCGACGCGGATCGCCGTCATCATCGATGGTTGTCTTGTCCAGGAGGACTCCAGGGAAGGAGTCTTCGACGCCCCGCGTACGGTGGAGGTGGCGCGTTTTGTGGGGATGGAAAATATCGTCGACGGCATCGTGGCCGAAAACCAGGACGGGCTTGCATCGGTCAGGGTCGGAGACCGGACTCTCTTCGCCCTCTCAGATGTCCAACCGGGTGTCAGGGTCTCGGTCGCCTTCAGAGCGGCTGATGTGGTCCTTGCTCGCCCTGGAACAGACGGGAGCACGGCGCGCAACCACTTCAAAGGAGTGGTCACCGAGGTCATCCCAAGAGGTGGTCCCCTGGTCATGGTCAGGGTCAACTGCGGTTTCCCGCTTGTCGCCATGATCACCCGCCAGTCGGCGGAAGAAAGCAGTATCTCGGCTGGCGACGAGGTCCTGGTCAGGTTCAAAGCGAGCGCCGCCCTCGCCATCCCGGCAGAACGACCGACACCCCCTTAAACCCCACCAGACCATACGTTCTTCAATGCAGGAGAACGAAAACCCCCTCTCTTCCATGACCGGCGTTCACCGCATTGAGATGGGTGTGAACGGCCGGGTGCAGGGCGTGGGCTACCGGAGTTTTGTGGCAGGATGTGCCGCACGAACCGGCGTATCGGGATATGTCCGAAACCTCCCTGACGGCACTGTCGAGATCGTTGCCGAAGGGGATGCTGCAGACCTCGCCACCTTCCTCGATGCCGTCGAGGCGCAGGACGAACCGGTGATCTCGGTCGAGGGGATCACGATCTCCCTCACAGAACCCACCGGCGAATTTACCGGGTTTGACGCGAGGTTCGGAGACCGGAAAGAAGAGATCTTCAAGCGGAGCATGCTCGCCCTCGACCTGATGAAGGAGGTCCTCAAGACCGAAGAGAACCTGCTGGCTGAGCAGAAGAAGACGAACAAACTGCTCGAAGAGATCCTGAAGATACGACAGCAGTGAATGTCGTTCGGGTCGAAGCCATATGAGAGTCCCCTCTTTATCCTGAACGCATTTTTGTCGCCCCGATCACGGCGACCAGGGCGGCGGTGAAGCCGTTGGTGGCGACGATCGCCGCATCGTCCCGCAGGGCACCGTATACGAACCAGAGGGTGAGGCCGGCGAAGAGGAGGATCAGCATCAGGGCCGAGAAGTCATGGGCCGAACGCGTGCGGAGGGTCCGTATCACCTGGGGGAGGAAGGAGACGGTGGTGAGCAGGCCGGCACAAAAACCGATGAGCATGGTCGCGTCCATGCATCTCCTCTCCTCCTCTCGGTCATAAACCCATCTCAGAGAGTGAGAGTTTCTCCCTGGCGCAGAGTTGTTCGTGCAAATCCGGCCCGAAGGGTGATGCCCCACACATTCAGGAAGAGCCGGCACCCCCGAGGAAAGGAGAAAGGTCTATGTCATCGCGCGGTAGAGGGGGAGGCATGGACCGCTCGGCCTGGTACGCCTCGCTGAAGAAGCCATGGTTCACCCCACCTGCAAGAGTCTTCGGACCGATCTGGGGGGTGCTCTACCTGCTGATGGCGGTTGCGGCGGTCATCGTGATCATCGAAGACGGCCCCGATGCCCCAGCAGCACTCCTGGCATTTGCGGTGCAGCTTGTCATCAACCTCCTCTGGCCCTCCGTCTTCTGGGGGCGCCGCTCCCTCTTCGGAAGTTTCGTGGTGATCCTCCTCCTGTGGATCGCGGTGCTCGCGACGATAGTCCTCTTCTCCCGGGTCTCAGATCTGGCCGCCGCCCTCCTCCTCCCTTACCTCATCTGGGTGAGCCTGGCCACCCTCCTCAGCGGTGCGATCTGGCGACTGAACCGCACTCAGTCAGCGTGAATTTCACGCGTTTTTGTCGGACTGAATATCGAGAAACACCATATTCATTCAGGATACAAAAAACAGATCATATAACCGACCTCCTCACAGGCGAGTGCCTCCGTATGCCGGCCGCTGTCTCTTCACCCACCCTTGAAGCCCTCACCGTGAAAGTGGTCTCCATATTTCCCGAGAACACGAAGAAGGGGATCCCACTCATCCATGCCGGAGTCCTGCTCCTCGATCCCGACTCCAGCCGATCCCTCGCTCTCATCGAAGGCAGTTCGCTCACAGCCCTCCGGACCGGTGCCGCATCCGGGTTGGCAACTGACCTCCTCGCCAGGTCGGAAAGCCGGGTCGCGGCGGTCATCGGTGCGGGGGGCCAGGCCCGCACCCAGGTGGCGGCAATCTGCAGCGTCAGACCGATTGAGGAGGTGCGAATTTATGCAAGGCAACCCGGGCACATCGAGGACATTATCAGGGAAATGGCAACCCGTTCAGCCAGAGAGGCGGTCAGAGGGGCAGATATCGTCTGCACCGCGACCTACTCGACGAAACCCGTCTTCCCGGACGCCTCTCTGGAACCCGGAACACACATCAACGCAATTGGGACCTATACACCAGAGATGCATGAGGTTCCGTCCGAGACCGTCCTGCGGGCACAAGTGGTGGTCGACCAGAGGGACGCCGCCCTCGCGGAGGTCGGGGATCTGTGCGTCCCGATCCGAGCAGGAATCGTCGGCCCCGAGATTTTCAGGGCAGAGAACGGCGAGATGGCCGCGGGCATCGTTCCATTCGAAAGGTTATCTGACGAAGTCACACTCTTCAAGTCGGTTGGCCTCGGTGTCCAGGACACTTTTGCCGCCGCAAGAGTGTACCGGAACGCCCATAAGATGGAATTGGGGACAGAAGCCGTCCGGGACTCCACATGAGGAGAGAGACCACGGTACGCCGGCCCGGACCTACAGGTTCAATACCTATCATTTATCTTCTGCCCCGGAATATCCTCTATTGGAGATGGAGTTCATGGAGCATAACCTGTCAGAGAGCCAGAAGAGGCTGGAGGTTCTGAAATCTCACGTTTCCCGAGACGAAGACTTCGTCACTGCCGCCTCTATCCTCGAGTCCCTTCCTACGCCATTCGTAGCACTCTCGCCATCCGGAGATCTTATCGATCTCAACCGGGCCGCCGCCGACCTCTTCGAGATTGACCAGGAAAATGCTGTCGGCCAGCCTGCAGAGGAGGTCTTTTCAGCCGGCTGCGCCCACACCCTTAGAAAGATCACACAACGTTCCACTGATTTCTGCGTCGTCTCCCGCGCCACCCTGAACCATGCAGGCAGGGACTACGCAACCCGCGCCGCCCCACTCATACACGACGAGATAGTCCGCGGTGCAGTCATTGTCATCGATCTGTCCACACCCTCGGCCCCGGCCAGAAACCTCGCACCGGTCCGCGCAGCCGACGGCGCGGGTTACTGGGTACCGATCTATATCCCGACCACAGGTGAGGGGCCGGACGCCACTTTCCACTTCCGGTGAGTGGTGCCCGGTCATCACTCAAGTATCTGATACTTTTTTCGTAACTCTATGGTCCCGCGCCATCTCCTCTTCGCACCGGAATGCACAGTCATAGCAATTGCCAGAAAGAGATCGTGAAGCGCGTGGTATGGCGCCGCCCTCCACCGATCCTCACCGTGGGGGGGGTCGAGAGGGGTTGCCCTCCGGTGCGAGAGAGTGACAAAAATTTCTTTGTTATTCTGTGGGGCGGCCCGTCGGATCGACATGCCTTCCCGCACGCTCGCACCGGGGGCGCTGCCCACGGACCCCCTTGCGATTGGGGCGGGAAGGCGGAGGGGGATCATGAAGAGGATAGTGTCGTTTCCTATGTTCTCTTCACGCGAGGAGAGAGATATCGTTCAATTGCATCGCGCTGGCGACATTTTGTCCTTGATGTTCCAAAAGGCGGCAGGACCGCAGGGCCGATCCGAAGGGACATTCATACATTCCAAAAAAGTATTACCATTTTGAAAATAATTATGACCCATGGACCTACCACCCCACAAGAGGGAGAGTGTTCTCCCGCTCCCGGTCGTCCTCATCTCGACCATCTCCTCTGACGGCACGCTCAATGTCGCACCCTGGGGAAACATCACTCCGATCCTGCGGCCTCTCGACGAGATCGTCCTTGCATCATGGCTGAAGCGGGACACCCTCGATAACATCAGGGCGACCGGCGAATTCGTCGTCAATGTCCCAACCGCCGGGATGAGTCGCGAAGTGATGATCTGCGCACGCCACTACCCCCCCGAGATCGATGAGTTTGTGGAAGCAGATCTCATACCCCATCCCTCGAAAACCGTGCGTCCCCCGGGCATCGAGGGGTGCATTGCATGGATGGAGTGCACCCTGGTCGAGGAGATCTGCAGGGAAAAATATGTCCTTGTCATCGGGAAGGTGGAACGACTTGAGGCCGACGACCGCTTTTTCACCCCGGACGGAGAGATGGACCCCGCCGTGGCGAAGCCGCTCTGCATGCTCTGCGGGAAGAGCGGGATGCGGTTCACCCACCCGGCCGGAGACGGGGAGTACCGATCATATGCCGAGATGTTCTCCTGGGAGAAAGGTGCGTGAAAGGGACTGTCTAGAAGCCCTTGATCGTTCTCCTCACGAAATGGCAGCGAGCGGGAACAGAGCCCCTCGCCACCCCCCGTCTATCTTCACGCCGGGATTGAGGAGTCACCCCCGGGAGGAGCAAAGATTTCAGGAATCCATCTCCCGTTGTGCTGGTTTCTGAGAGTTTCGCTCCCGGATAAAACAGAACCTGAAAATATAGAGGGGATTCCCCCTCAAGGGCGGGCAGGAGAATTCAAACAAAAAAAAAGGAGATTTACTCCTTCTGGAAGATGTTGAAGATCTGGTCGCTGCCGGTGCCGGTAAGCCTGTCCCTCTCTTCGTTCTCCTCGACAAGGGCAAGGAGCGGGAGGGTCATGTCGACGCCCGGCACGAAACCGAACATCTCCTGGAGGTCGACCTGGAGCGCGTGCATGAACAGCGAGTTCGGGATGTCCATGGCACAGAGTTCCTGGCACTGACCGCAGTTGATGCAGGAGTCGGAGATGTGGGCGAACCTGATGAGGTGGAACATGAAGTTCGGCGGTATCTCACCGGGCTTGACCAGGTACGGCTTCTTGGTGGAGCACTCGACACAGTAGCAGATCGGACAGTTGTCGATGCACTGGTAGCACTTGATACACCGGGAAGTCTCGTTCAGGATCTTCTTCAGACGGTCGCTGCCCTCACCGAGAGCTTCGAAGTCCCTGGCACGCCAGGAGTCGCCGAGCTTGAGCATGGCGTTCTCGACCTTGCCGCGGATCTCGATGCCCTTCGGGTTTGGTGCCTCGGTGGCAAGCTTGCCCGCCTTTGTGGCGGCGTCGAGGAGCTCTGCACCCTTCTCGGAGCAGACTTCGACGAAGGTGGCCTTGCCGGCCTTGTCGCCGATGACACCCCAGTTCCCGCAGGCGAGGTCTGCCTGGCGCGGAACCTTCATCTTGCACCGGCGGCAGTTGGACCTGCGGCCGTAGCCTTCCTCTTCGAGCTCGTCGATCTTGATGCCCTTGTGGCCGTCGGCGGTCTCGATGATGAACTGGCCCTTATCGATCTCCTCCTTGAGGACGGTGTCGGGGTCGGTCTCGAACTTGTCGGCGATCATCTTGCGGGCGGTGACCGGGCTGACCGTACCACCACAGTTGAGACCGATCATCACGACATTGTCGAGGTTGATCTGCTGCCTCTTGGCAAGTTCGTAGATACCCATTGCATCGCAGCCCTTGACGGTGACCGCGATCTTCATGTCGTTAGCACCGTTGAGGTACTTCTTGAAGAGCTTGGAGAGGAGGAGCGTCCCGCAGTGGAGGGAGCCCGCAGCCTGCGCAATCTCTTCGGGGTCGGTGATGAGGGTCGGGACAGCGTCGTAGATGTCCGCACCCTTCTTCACGGCAAGGACCGCGTCGACCATCTTGCTCTCAAGGGCGTACTTGAGGAGCGAGGAAACGGCACCGCCGCACTCGCCCTTTGCAAGGAGGTCCGCATCGGTCGACCATGCGTAATACATATCGCCTTTTGCTGACATTTTCAGGCCTCCTGGATCTTTTCAACCTTCACCGCACATGCCTTGAACTCCGGGATCTTCGCGATCGGGTCGAGGACGTTGTTGGTGAGAACGTTTGCTGCGCACTCGGCAAAGTGGAACGGCATGAAGGTGACACCCTTCATAATGTCCTTCGTGACCTTCGCGGGCACGTTGATAGTACCGCGGCGTGAGGTCGCCTTGACCATCTCGCCATCGACGATACCAAGGGCCTTGGCGTCCTCGGGGTTGAGCTCGATCCAGCCGGTCGGAACCTCGGCGTCGAGGTGCTCGGAGCGGCGGGTCATGGAGCCGGTGTGCCAGTGCCAGATGCACCTGCCAGTGGTGAGGACAAGCGGATACTCCTCGTCCGGAACCTCTGCAGGCGGCTTCCACTCGATGGGGTGCATGACACCCATGCCATCAGGGTGGGAGCACTTGCCGATGTGGAGGATCGGGGTGCCGGGGTGTTCCTCGGTGGGGCATGGCCAGTGAAGGGCCTCGGGCTTCTCGAGCCGCTCGTAGGTCATCCCTCCATAGGACGGGGTGAGTGAGCGCATCTCGTTGAAGACTTCCTCTGACGTCTGCCAGGGGAACTGGTCGGCATAACCCATCTTCGCAGCGAGTTCGGCGATGATCTGCCAGTCGAGTTTGGCCTGGCCGGGTGCCTCCTGAGCCTTGTGCCACATCTGGACACGGCGCTCGGTGGAGGTCTGCGTGCCGTCCTTCTCTGCATAGCAGGTGGCCGGGAGCACGACGTCGGCGAGAGCAGCGGTCTCGGTCATGAAGATATCCTGCACGACCATGAAGTCGAGGCTCTTAAGAGCGTGCTCGACGTGGGTGATGTCAGGGTCAGAGAGCATCGGGTTCTCGCCCATGATGTACATCGCCTTGAGCTCGCCAGGGTTGTCGGTGAGGACGTCCATCATGACGGTGACTTCGTAGCCGTTCTTCGACTCGCAGATGCCGTCGGGGAAGCCCCATCCGTCGGCGAACTTCTTGTGGACGGCCGGGTCGATGACCTTCTGGTAGGCGGTGAAGACGACCGGCAGCGCACCCATGTCGCAGGCGCCCTGCACGTTGTTCTGACCACGGAGTGCGTTCACACCGCCTCCGCGCTTCCCGATGTTGCCGGTGAGCATCTGGAGGTTTGCGGTGGACTTCACATTGTCGACACCGACGGTGTGCTGGGTGATACCCATTGAGTAGAGAAGGGCAGACGACTCGGCGGTCCCGATCCACTCTGCAGCGGTCTTGAGCTGCTCTGCCGGGATGCCGGAGATCTTCTCGACATTCTCGGGCAGGTAGTCGTCCTTCAGAACGACAGCTTTCAGCTCTTCATAGCCCTTTGCACGGTTCTGTACCCATTCCTTGTCTTCCCAGCCATTGCGGATGATCTCACCCATGATACAGTTCAGGATGGCGACATCGGAGCCAGAGCGGAACTGCATGTACAGGTCAGCCTGCTTGCCGGTGGCGGTGAGACGCGGGTCGGCGTAGATGATCTTCGCGCCGTTCATCTTGGCCTGGGCGATCTTGCGGCCGATGAGCGGGTGCTGCTCAAAGGTGTTGGACCCGATGATAAAGACACACCTGGACTCGGCAATGTCGAGAATCGAGTTGGTCATCGCGCCGGAGCCGAAGGAGGCGGCAAGCCCTGCGACGGTCGAAGCGTGGCAGAGACGGGCGCAGTGGTCGATGTGACGGGTCTTGAGAGCGCCGCGGGCGAACTTCATCAGAGCGTAGTTGTCCTCGTTGGAGGTACGGGCCGATGAGAGGCAGGCAATTTCGTCGGGCTTGTAGGACTTGAGCTTCTGGGCGATGAGGTCATAGGCCTCGTCCCAGGTCGCCTCGACAAACTCGCCGTCCTTCTTGATGAGCGGCGTGGTGAGGCGGTCCTCACGGTTCACAAATTCCCATGCATAGGTGCCCTTGGGGCAGACCTTACCCTCGTTGACCGGAGAGCGGTGGTACGGCTGGACGCCGCAAACCTTTCCGTCCTTGACAACGAGGTTGAAGGAACACCCTGTACCGCAGTACGGGCAGGTCGTTCGAACATACTTTACGTCCATGGAAAAACCTCGGATACAGAAAAATCTCAGAGACGCCATATAAGGTTACCCCTTCTCGCGGCGGAGTTTGGTGAATAATAGTGGACGGGCGCCTCCATACCCTCCGATTCCGGCAACACTTATCATTAACTGGCAATGCTTTTGGTTTACCTACCCCTGCTGATAGATTAAAAAAGTGGGGGAGCGCAGTTGTAGTACATGCAGGTGCCTGTGCCACCCATGCTCGCCGACCTTGTTGCGACCTCTTTTTCAGCCCTTGATGGTGCGGAGTTCTCAGACCTCACCCGCTGCCCGGAGTGCGGCGGGGTGGTGCGGGGGCACGACATGAAAAAACGGCGGTTTGCGGTGATCAAAACAGCCCGGGGGCGCTCCGAGATCACAATCTGGGTACGGCGGTATTACTGTACCCACTGCGGGGCACTCTGTTCGGCCCCGGCTCCATTCTATCCTGACACCAGGGTGGGGGCACCGATCGTCGACCTCTGCCGGGTGCTTGCCGGGGAGTACTCCTTCAACCAGGCGTCGAAAATCCTTGCTGCAATGGGCATCGTCCTCGACCGCGGCTCGGTCCGCAACTATGCCGCCCTCGACATCGGCACGGTCCCGTCCATCGAGCTCTGGGGCCTGTGCCTGCCCGGCTCTCTCCTCTCAATCATCTCCCTGACCATCGGCCGGAGTCAGTCGACTCCCGTCCCAGGGGCAGAAGTCCTCGCGGCCTGCGGTCTCCCAGCCACAGACCGGACACCGCTTCATCCTCACCGGCCCCCGCCCGAAATAGGGGAGGAGCGGGATGAAAAGGAAGAGAAAGAAGAACGGGAGCCCCAGGAGATAGCAGACCACCGTGATCAGGAGTGAACCTGCCAGGAGGAGCAGGCTCAGCGTATACCGTCGCGTCCCGCCACCTCCAGGACGGCGTACGCAGGCAGGGCGTCGGCCAGACCCCTGAGTTCGCGGTTCAGGTCAACGCCGGAGAGCATCCCTGCAAAGAGCGACGATCCGATCCCTCCGCAGATGACTGCATTGCACCCACTTGTTCCCATACAGGTGCTGACCGCTCTGACGATCATCCCGGCCTGAGCCGTCCAGCACTGGGTGGCGATCCCCTGAACCGCCTCTTCGCCGATCTCCTTGAGGTCGGCGCAGACGACCCTGGCGAGTCGGCGCATCGCCGCCTCCACCGTGACCGGGCCGCCATCAGGGGTGGCGGCGGTGTAGTCTTCAGGAGCGATCTGACCGAGGACCAGGTGGGCGTCGCCGCTGCACGCAAAGTACTCGGTCGAGACCGGGGTGAAGATTCCCCCCACCTCGACGGCCCTTACCAGGGTGGCTACGTTTGTCCTGAGCATGCCGGTGTAGACCAGGTAGCCCTGCTGGAGGCGGAGGAGGTCGGTGAGGCCACGGAGGTCATCGAAGCGGTTGAGCGGGACGATGTCCGCCGTGGTGCTCCCGACATCCAGGAGGACAGTCTCTGGGTAGCGTCCCCGGAGATAATCCGCAGAAGCCAGCCAGTTGGCGGCGGCAAGCTCCGATACCGGACCATCGTGGAAGGCCCCGTCGGTCCCGTAGAAGAGGGCGTCAGGGAAGGACTCCTGCACGGCCTCTACGATAAACCGGATCCCTTCATTTTTGGAGGAGAAACTGTCGGCAAGCTCGCCGCTCATCACGACGGCGGCGTTCTCCCCGTCCTTCGCATAGGGAGCGAGCAGGTCGGCGAGCGGGGCCTCGGTCCAGAGGGGGCAGTAATGGATGTGGGCACCGGTCCGGTCCACCACCTTCAGGTTCGCCCCGCCGACATCGATGCCGATCATAGGAGCATCACCCGGCCTTCGCGGTCGAACTCAACTCTTCCTTTGAGATGCACGCCGTCGGCCGGCACCTTCCCGCAGGAGGCGTCGACGAGGAGGTCGGCGATCTCTTCTTCCATGCAGGCGGCGATCCCGACCATGCTCGTCGTCATCCTGGGGTTCACCTCCAGCACATAGGGGCGGTCGCCGACGACCAGGTCGACGCCCACATATCCCTGGCACCCGAGCACCATCGCCGCCTGCACCGCGGTCCTGACGATCTCATCCTTCATCGGGTGGTCGACCGGGGTCTCGCCGCCATGATAAGCAAAGTACCCGTCCTCGCCGAGGGTGATCTTCTGCCGGTTGAGAGAGAGGACGAGCGGCCCTGCCCCCGAGAAGTAGAGACAGGCCTCGCCGACGATCCGGCTCCCGATAAGGCTGACCGAGAGGGGTTCGCCCTCGATATATTCCTGCCCGATCTCGTCGGGGCCTGGCGCCGCCTCAGTGAGTCTGGTGTTGTAGGTGTCGCACCCACGGATTGGCTTGACCACCTTGAGCCCATCGGTCTTCTCCGCGGGTACCGGGATGCCGTGCGCGGCAAGCACCTGGAGAGACCGCTTCTTGTTGGCACAGAGAGCGACATTCATCGATCCACACCCGATGTTATGCGTGCAGTCCTCAAGTTTCTTGGTGAGAGGGGCGAGGAGGCGGTCGGGGGCGATGACCAGCCCGACATCGCAGTCAGGGGCCATATCCTCGATCTCGGCCATCAGGTCGCCGCCGCGGGGACAGACCACCTCGTAGCCGCAGCGTGCAAAACTCTCGGAGAGGATCTTCAGCATGGCCCGCCCTTCCACCGCAAGGTCGGGGTCATGGAAGACGGTATATTCAGCAAGAAATGCCCTCATTCCCTACTGCGTTGGCATCGACCGGTGATGTAGATATTGATCGCAAACGACTATCAGGGAGGCGGGCATACCCATTCAACCAACGATGGACCGAAAGATTCTTCTCACCAATGACGACGGCGTGTACTCCAACGGGATCTGGGCGGCGTACGAGGCGCTCTCAGAGATCGCTGATGTAACCGTCGTTGCACCTGCCACCCAGCAGAGTGCGGTCGGACGCTCGATCTCGATCTTCGAGCCGATCCGTGCGACGAAGATCTCAGTCAACGGGGTGCCGGCCTATGCTGTCGGCGGCAAACCGACCGACGCGGTGATCATCGGGCTCTTCGCCCTGGATCTCAAACCTGACCTCGTGGTGAGCGGGGTCAACATCGGCGAGAACCTCAGTTACGAATCGATCATGACCTCGGGCACGGTGGGAGCGGCGCTGGAGGCGGCGAACCACGGGACACCCTCGGTCGCCTTCTCCCTCCAGGTCTGGGACCAGGGCGACAAGTTCGACGACCCGCGCCATGTCGGGAGCAATTTTGAGGAGACGAAGACGGTGGTGCGGGACGTCTGCGAACGGATCTTTGCACGCGGGTTCCCGGCAAAGACTGATGTCGTCAATGTGAACATCCCCTCGGAGGTGCGCGGCGATTACGAGGTCACCCACCTGGCGCGCAAGCTCTTCCACACCGGCGTGGAGCGGCGCCTCGACCCGCGCGGGAGGCCATATTTCTGGATCAACGGTCCACTGGTCGAGGACGCAGAGGAAGGGACCGACGTCCATGCGATCAGAAAAGGAAATATCTCGGTCACGCCGATCACCCTCGACTGCACGGCGGCCGGGGCCGACGCCGGCATGCATGATCTCCTGAGATAGGAAGGCGTCGGCACCTCTTATCTGTCCGGCCCTCCATACTTTTTTTCAATGAGCAAACAGGACAACCTCGATATAAAGCGGGTCGCTGGCGTCGCAGCCGCAGAAGAGGTACAGGACGGTATGGTGGTCGGCCTCGGCACCGGGTCGACGGCACATTATGCAATCCTCAGGATCGGCGAACGGATCAGAGCGGAGGGGCTCTCGGTCGTCGGGATCCCGACCTCGTACCAGTCGGCGATGCGGGCGCGCGCGGCCGGGATCAGGGTGGCCGACCTCGCCGACTACCCTGAGATCGACCTGACCATCGACGGCGCCGACCAGGTGGACGCGGCCTTCAACCTCATCAAGGGCGGCGGTGCGGCGCACACCCGCGAGAAATGTGTGGCGATGGCATCAAAGCGCATCATAACCGTCGTGGACCCTTCAAAACTCTCGGAGCACTTGAATGTCCCGGTGCCGGTCGAAGTCGTCCCTTATGCGGCCACGCTCGTTGAAAAACAGATCGAGGCCCTCGGGGGCAGGTCGGTGCTGCGAGAAGGCGTGAAGAAAGACGGCCCGGTTATCACCGACAACGGAAACTTCGTCTTCGACTGCGACTTCGGGACGATCGCCGATCCTGCAGGGCTTGAAGCGCGCCTGAACGCCCTCACAGGCGTCCTGACGTGCGGGATCTTTACGGAA contains:
- the rpiA gene encoding ribose-5-phosphate isomerase RpiA, with translation MSKQDNLDIKRVAGVAAAEEVQDGMVVGLGTGSTAHYAILRIGERIRAEGLSVVGIPTSYQSAMRARAAGIRVADLADYPEIDLTIDGADQVDAAFNLIKGGGAAHTREKCVAMASKRIITVVDPSKLSEHLNVPVPVEVVPYAATLVEKQIEALGGRSVLREGVKKDGPVITDNGNFVFDCDFGTIADPAGLEARLNALTGVLTCGIFTEFAEKICVLVGESKGCRTLTR
- the surE gene encoding 5'/3'-nucleotidase SurE yields the protein MDRKILLTNDDGVYSNGIWAAYEALSEIADVTVVAPATQQSAVGRSISIFEPIRATKISVNGVPAYAVGGKPTDAVIIGLFALDLKPDLVVSGVNIGENLSYESIMTSGTVGAALEAANHGTPSVAFSLQVWDQGDKFDDPRHVGSNFEETKTVVRDVCERIFARGFPAKTDVVNVNIPSEVRGDYEVTHLARKLFHTGVERRLDPRGRPYFWINGPLVEDAEEGTDVHAIRKGNISVTPITLDCTAAGADAGMHDLLR
- a CDS encoding ATP-grasp domain-containing protein, which encodes MRAFLAEYTVFHDPDLAVEGRAMLKILSESFARCGYEVVCPRGGDLMAEIEDMAPDCDVGLVIAPDRLLAPLTKKLEDCTHNIGCGSMNVALCANKKRSLQVLAAHGIPVPAEKTDGLKVVKPIRGCDTYNTRLTEAAPGPDEIGQEYIEGEPLSVSLIGSRIVGEACLYFSGAGPLVLSLNRQKITLGEDGYFAYHGGETPVDHPMKDEIVRTAVQAAMVLGCQGYVGVDLVVGDRPYVLEVNPRMTTSMVGIAACMEEEIADLLVDASCGKVPADGVHLKGRVEFDREGRVMLL
- a CDS encoding hydantoinase/oxoprolinase family protein; its protein translation is MIGIDVGGANLKVVDRTGAHIHYCPLWTEAPLADLLAPYAKDGENAAVVMSGELADSFSSKNEGIRFIVEAVQESFPDALFYGTDGAFHDGPVSELAAANWLASADYLRGRYPETVLLDVGSTTADIVPLNRFDDLRGLTDLLRLQQGYLVYTGMLRTNVATLVRAVEVGGIFTPVSTEYFACSGDAHLVLGQIAPEDYTAATPDGGPVTVEAAMRRLARVVCADLKEIGEEAVQGIATQCWTAQAGMIVRAVSTCMGTSGCNAVICGGIGSSLFAGMLSGVDLNRELRGLADALPAYAVLEVAGRDGIR